The Nerophis ophidion isolate RoL-2023_Sa linkage group LG21, RoL_Noph_v1.0, whole genome shotgun sequence region ccccttggcataccttcaagtacccccaggggtacacgtacccccatttgagaaccactggactaaggctcagtgcaagtggttttactctgtcctccaccctgagccagaccactttggagaagtgggtcggagtgaggtgtgatctggggtggatgtGTAGAAGTAACCTGACGGGCTTGttttgggatgtttggagtctagattcgAGGGTTTTGgaagtgctggggtaccaggaggtgcatgcataatcgaaaaagggttggttagaatcttcatggtgcttttgttgaccagagaggagattctacACTACAAATCGTGCAAACATTGCTAAGAtatcattcacacatttctaacctactgGTGTTACTTGCCgtttcattgtctcctccattgccaAAAAATAGGTACCGACCCAAAGTAGTTGTTCGGAAAATCCATCTTTATATTGGCGCAGGTTTGAGAAGCAGGAATCTTCGACGTGGTTTTGCACAAAGCAGGATCAGATACTTCTTCGCGGTTGAAAGCACGTCGCCACAAAAGCTAGCCAGGCACTTCTTACTTTTTCAGATGAGGCTGAAATGTGGTGACTTGTTCTGGTTAAAGCAGCCGACAACGGAACGTTTTCGCCCATTTCGGCTTCATCGTCGACATCACAGAGctagcaagctaagctaactagcaaccGAAGCTAGCCCGGGAAGCTTCAAAGATCCCTTAAGACAACCAAGCGTCGATTTTTACACGATATAATAATTATTACTAAAATGAAAATGAAGGCATTAATGCCGATTAAAATAGCACACTGCCGTGTGACGTCACTGGGAGTGTCCAAACACGGGCCATACTATGCAGCtgacctcttcttcttcttcttcttctttgtgttTTACGGCGGTTGACATCTACTTTAATAGTGCACTACCGCCACCTTCTGTTCCGGAGTGTGAGTCAGACAGTTGTTGtcaatctaaatcaggggtcaccaacgcggtgcccacgggcaccaggtcacccgtaaggactagatgagtcgcccgctggcctgttctaaaaatggctcaaataggagcacttaccagtgagctgcctctattttttctcaattgtatttatttactagcaagctggtctcgctttgctcgacatttttaattctaagagagacaaaactcatatagaatttgaaaatccaagaaaatattttaaagacttagtgttcacttgtttaaataaattcttttttttttttaactttgcttcttataactttcagaaagacgattttagagaaaaaatacaaccttaaaaaagattttaggatttttaaacacatatgcctttttaccttttaaattccttcctcttctttcatgacaatttaaatcaatgttcaagtattgtttttttttttattgtaaagaataataaatacgttttaatttaattcttcattttagcttctgttttttcgacgaagaatgtttgtgaaatatttcttcaaacttatgattaaaactccaaaaaaatatattctagaaaatctagaaaatctgtagaatcaaatttaaatattatttcaaagtggattttgacccacttaatctcaatcaggaaaaattcttaatgatgttccataaattatttttttaattttttcaaaaagattcgaattagcaagtttttctcttcctttttttcggtagaatttagaattttaaagagtcgaaattgaagataagctatgtttcaaaatttaattttcatttatttttttcgtgttttctcctcttttaaaccattcaattaagtgttttttttttcataatttattttctacaaaaaaccttccgtaaaagaaaaaaaaaatgtacgacggaatgacagacagaaatacccatttatatatacatatatacatatatatatatatatatatatatatatatatatatatatatattaaaggtaaattgagcacattggctatttctggcaatttatttaagtgtgtatcaaactggtagccctttgcattaaacaggacccaagaagtagctcttggtttcaaaaaggttggtgacccctgatctaaatcctcatttcacaaaaaaaacttgaaacaaacaaaaaataaattaaatacctATTCAATGGCTACAGCTACATGACATGGGATCTCAAccgatgatgtcgttgtggcttgtgcagccctttgagacactcgtgatttagggctatacaaataaacatgtattaattgattgatgattggcatttaaaggcctactgaaacccactactaccaaccacgcagtctgatagtttatatatcaatgatgaaatattaacattgcaacacatgccattacggcctttttagtttactaaactgcaatttttaaattttcctgttgaaaacgtcgcggaatgatgacgcgtatgatgatgcgtgcgtttgacgtctcgggttgtagcggacatttttttccagcccgatccaagctataagtagtctgctttaatcgcataattacacagtattctggacatctgtgttgctgaatcttttgcaatttgttcaattaataatggagacgtcaaagtagaaagatggaggtgggaagcggtgtattgcagctgcctttagccacacaaacacagccggtgtttccttgtttaaaattcccgaaggtgaagctttactattgaacagagcggtcaagcgaacatggttcccgaccacatgtcaatcggcaggtttctgtgagaaaattgtggtagtaagtcagctcttactgtagttatgagcggagcttgcgtcctcctgcagatgctgcggactattacctcctcccaccggagacactggctgtcaacacacccgtggccacacccctccgactttcaggtaccatctaatctcactaaaacaccagtaacacaataatcagacaagggattttccagaattatcctagtaaatgtgtctaataacatctgaatcgcctttttttttttttttttttagtccttcactctcaatatcctcatccacaaatttttcatcctcgctcaaattaatggggaaattgtcgctttctcggtccgaatcgctctagctgctggtggctatgattgtaaacaatgtgaggatgtgaggagccctcacaccggtgacgtcacgcgcacagtgtctgctacttctggtaaaggtaaggcttttttagttgcaaactttatcgtcaatcaatcaatcaatcaatgtttatttatatagccccaaatcacaaatgtctcaaaggactgcacaaatcattacgactacaacatcctcggaagaacccacaaaagggcaaggaaaactcacacccagtgggcagggagaattcacatccagtgggacgccagtgacaatgctgactatgagaaaccttggagaggacctaggggaccgaaagcaatggatgtcgagcaggtctaacatgatactgtgaaagttcaatccatagtggctccaacacagccgcgagagttcagttcaagcggatccaagacagcagcgagagtcccgtccacaggaaaccatctcaagcggaggcggatcagcagcgtagagatgtccccaaccgatacacaggcgagcggtccatcctgggtcccgacgagcggtccatcctgggtctcgactctggacagccagtacttcatccatggtcatcggaccggaccccctccacaagggggtccggtcgatgttctctactaaatccaaatatatagcaatatcgcaaaatgatcaagtatgacacatagaatggacctgttatccccgtttgaataagaaaatctaatttcaggaggcctttaagtaTGTCATTGCTACATGTACATTTAAGTCTGTCATTGGCTACATAttttgtaatatccatccatccattttctaccgcttattccctttcggggtcgcggggggcgctggcgcctatctcagctacaatcgggcggaaggcggggtacaccctggacaagtcgccacctcatcgcagggccaacacagatagacagacaacattcacactcacattcacacactagggccaatttagtgttgccaatcaacctatccccaggtgcatgtctttggaagtgggaggaagccggagtacccggagggatcccacgcattcacggggagaacatgcaaactccacactgcaggaccttcatattgtaaggcagacgcactaacccctcttccaccgtgaagcctattttgtaatatattacatttaattattttgatggtggtccgtgcggtcgaactagacattttagcagggttTACGCCTACAATCTGtccctcccgccacctgaacagttttctCCCCTCGGCCATTAGACACATGAACAAGAACAAGACCTGATAGCTAacttacagctcatcttattacctattctgtcttatatgtcttttatgttgcacgattgcaccaagaaaaattcctagtttgtgaacccgttctcaaacaatggcaataaaaactattttgaTTCTATTTTTTCCTACTCTGATTCTGATGAAAATATTGTTGCgtaacattagaaatacatttggctaatcaaCATTAGTAAAAGGTGGCATAAAGACTTAGTAAACCGTCTTGCAAGATGCATAAAGAGCAGAAACCTACGGCGTAGGACAATTGTCAATTGCCATTTGAAGCTGCTTGGAGTAGGATTCGGATTTGGCTACGTATCTGGCAATCTCAGTCATATTACACATGGCACCTTTAAGTGGAggtgttcaagtacctaggggttTTGTTCACATGTGagtgaagagtggatcatgagctCGACAGGCGTATCGTTGCAGTAACTGGATTGATGCGGACCCTGCATCAATCTGTCGTGGTGagaaaggagctgagctggaaggcaaagctctcaatgtacaggtcgatctacgtccctATCATCACCTATGGtgatgagctttgggttaggaccgaaaggacaagatcatgggtaccaGCGGACGAAATTACTTTCCTCCGTCggctggcggggctctcccttagagatagggtgagaaactcagaataaagccgcttctcctcttcatcgacaggagccagatgaagtggttcgggtaTCAGTCAGGATGCCCCCCCCCCAGACGTcccccctggggaggtgtttaggggaagacccaggacacagtgGAGAGTCTATGGAAAGAGCTGGATGGAGAAGTACCGAGACCCTACTGAGTAACATCTCACAGCTAGACATGAGTACAACCAAGAAAGTATAGATGAAAAAGACTCCTGCAGCAAGACCCTCTGTAAATAGTACCATGAATGAAGAAGACATTCAGGTTAATAGGAAGAGGTCTAATGAAACTAGAGGTCCTTAGCTGATGTGACTCATCTGAAAGCCAGAAGGAAATCTTAAAGATTGCAACTTGGAATGTGAGATCATTGTATAAACCAGGAAAAGTGGAAAATCAAGTCAACAAATAGGCAAGATTAAATATTGACATACCGGGAATAAGTGAATCAAGATGGACAGAGAACGGAATTCACAAATTTGGCAAGACAAGACAAATGGTCGCCCACCTCAGAAAGGATCGGGACCCGACTGAGTAATTTCCCACAGCTAGTCATGAGTACAACCAAGAAAGTACAGAGAAAAAAAGAGCCTTGCTGGAACCCCTGCAGCAAGACCCTCAGCAAATATTGCCAGGAAAGAAGAAGCCATTCAGGTTAATAGGAATAGGTCTAATGAAACTTGAGGCCCTTAGCTGATGTGACTCATCTGAAAACCAAAAGAAAAATCTTAAAAGATTGGAACTTGGAATGTGAGAACATTGTATAAACTAGGAAGAGTGGAAAATTTTGCCAACAAATTGGCAAGATCAAATATTGACATACTGGGAATAAGTGAATGAAGATGGACAAAAAACGGAATTCACACATTTGATGAGCATATGCTGTTCTACTTAGGAGGTAATCAACATGCAAATGTTACTGGAATTATGAAGAAAAGACATCTGGCAAAATCTGTAACTGGATTTTGGCCTCAATCAGAAAGAACCCTGATGATCAAAATGAAGAAAAACCTAAGAATCTCAACATTGTACAGGTTTTACATGCCAACTACTGACTATAGTGATAATGACAAAGAGCAAATCTACGAAGACATAAACGAATGTCTACGACATGCAAAATCAGAGAAAATTATTATAGTTCCAGTAAATTTCAATGCAACGATTGGAAAGGCTCACAGAACACTACAGGAAAGTTTAGCACGGGGATACCAATGAAAGAGAACAAAGACTGAGTTTTCCAAACAGCAAAACTTAATAACCTGTAACACTTGGTTTCAACACCTAAAACAACAAATCTATACATGAAGTCATGGTGACATTTACAGAAATCAAATAAACTACATCATGCTGGATGAACGTTTTAGAAATATTATCAAGGATGTTAGATCGCATCCAGGGGCACACATTGGATCAGACCACTACCCAGTAATCTGTAAAATTCAAATGAAATGAAACAGGTTCAGTAATGAAGACTACAAACAAAGATAGACGTTCAAAGTAGATAGCACCTTAGCTCTCTAAGTGTTGAAAATCCCTAACAAACCGAAGAAGAAGAAATTGTGCAAAAAtggaatcaaataaaaaaaatcaataaccaGAGCACCAGTAAATATTCTTCCCTAAAAAGGATAAGCGAGCCAAATAGGACTGTAATACAGCAGAGATTCGAAGTCGCTTGAAAAGAGGAATGGTAAAGAATACAGAGCCAGGAAAATATCAACAAAACAATGGCATTTTTAAAtctagttgaaaaaaaaaataaaaattgtgggACAACAAATGTGACAAAATTGAGAAACTGGATAGAGAACATTGTAGCAAAGAATTGCACAAGGAAGTTAAAGCTATGATGGTtacattaaaaaagaaaattgGTAGCAAgtgcattgaaaaaaaaatgtaaaaatgcttCTTAAAAATGGAAACATGGCAGAATAATGGGAGTAATACATCCGAAAACTGTAAAATGTTCGAAGAGGATTGCCATCAAGAGTGGAAAGACTAAACAATGAAGAATATCTGGAGTTCTTAAAAGGAAGAACTTGAATGGGAGGGAAGATGGAATTAGATGATTGTTTAGCATGTTTCACATTcctcatttatttttgttttgcgtTGCTCAAATGAACTGGATGAAATTGGTCTTTAATTGTTGCTACTGGGTGTAATTAtacaataatgtatataataactTTTTATTCTTCATCTTCATTACTGTTCGATTTAGCGCTCATCTTATTTTATCAACGGAGAACTTGATGGCTGGAACTTCAACAAACTGACACTAAACTTCAGTAAAACACAATACATCATTTTTGAATGTtgtaaaatgtaaaacacaaatgaCAAATACTATTGAGAGAAAGGGTAAAGGTAATTACAATTTGAGGAGCTATTATGGACAATAAACTAAACTGAAaactacatataaatgtataagaAGAAAATGTCGAAAAAGACAGAACAGAATACATTGTCATCAAATATTAACTGCATTTATTGTACACAAACTTTGTTCGAGCATACACTGCTTATTGCATGAAggtgtggacacacacacacacacacattatatatatatatatatatatagatttatacatatacgtgtatatatatatatatatataaatacatatacatatatgtgtgtgtatatatatatatatatatatatatatatatatatatatatatatatatatatatacacacacatatatatatatacaaaaatatataaatatacacacacataatatatatatatatatatatatatatatatatatgtagacatataacattcaaaaaacaatattcatattacaaaagatACTCATAAAGCTAATATAATCATGTATctaaaccttacaaatgattcataaagccTGACACCTTAAATGTAAATTATCTCGTATAAAACACAACTACTCAAATGACGTGGCCAAGATGTTTCGGATGTGaatcagtaaatatgaactaagaagGATTTAaatgtactcaaaagcaaaggtatgaacaaatgtaaaacaaatatgtataccATTTAAAGGAGTTCATTTACAGTGATAAATGAAAAATAGAACACACACCATACATTAAagaacactattatgaataattataaaagtgaataatgaatacatatacGCCCATTTTTGTTTTGTGCTATTTACTCTAACTTTTACAAATTGTTCTGTTCATTTTGAaacaaaagtacacaatgttgtatatCAATGCATGTGCTTAGCTGAACATAATCACTCATCTGAAATATGAATGGAACAAACATATTAACAAGtttgtgttacacacacacaaatgatgaCGTTATGTGCTGATGttaaaaaattcaaaaagttaatgttttgacagtttatttgcTTTTGCTGTTTTCACCAGcgcacttgtgtttcttacactggtactcataagagaatctttcatcacacacactgcaactaaacactttctctcctgtgtgtgttctcaggtGTGCTTTCAAATACTGACTTTgtataaaacctttaccacagattgaacaagaaaaaggtttttctccagtgtgtgtattcatgtgttctttcaacGCTATTTTTTGTGCAAAACCTCTACCGCATAcagagcaggaaaaaggtttttctccggtgtgtgttctcatgtgtatttttaaataatGCCTTCGTACAAAATATTTACCGCAGGtcgaacaagaaaaaggtttttctccactgtgtattttcatgtgttcaTTTAGCACATTTTTTTGGCCAAAAACTCTACCACatactgagcaggaaaaaggcttttctccagtgtgtattctcatgtgttgtTTCAAACTACTTTTTCTTGCCGAACCTTTACCACACACTGAGCACAAAAAAGGTTCATCTCCAGTATgaattctcatgtgttcttttaaaTTCTGTCTTTGTCCGTACTCTTTACCGCagactgaacaggaaaaaggtttttctccagtgtgtattctcatgtgtaccttcaaattgtgactttgtaCAAAACTTTTAGCACatactgagcaagaaaaaggtttttctcctgtgtgtatcttcatgtgttctttcagcacatttttttgtccaaaacctttaccacattctgagcaggaaaacggtttttctcctgtgtgatttctcatgtgtcttttcaaactacCACGGTGAttaaaagttttgtcacagtgagaacatctaaagcgtgtgttgtcagtgtgacatgtcttatcagctttagagtcttcatcatcagtgtcaggagagtgtgacgttgtgtcctcactatctgatagtggagccaaaagcttgtctgcttgtgatcctccacagtggtctccatcagcttctgttatgtgttgagttgagctgctgcttggaggctccggcTCGCTCTTCTCCTCATTTTCatctttgacctcatcatcttcactcttcataATCACACCAGTCAATGGCATCTTGGTGATATCAACCTCCTCTATTTCTTTAAtatgctctccctcctgactgatgatgtgttcctcctcttcctctttaatgtgaacAAAGTTATGACTCCTCTTCTTCTGTAAAGTGACGGAGGGCTGTGACTCATTTTCTTCCTTAATTTCAGGGGTCTGTGACTCCTCCTCCATAATGTAAGAAGTATGTGGCtcctcctctttaatgtggggttgCTTTTGATCCCGCTCTTTTCCTTTAATGTGGGTGTACTGCAGGTTCTCCTCTGCCTGCTCCATCCGTGAGGTTCACTTGTGCTGCTCAGGAAGATGTTCTTCAAGGACGTCTACAGAACACAAAAATACAGACacattctttagaaaagtccaggTTTCCTCAGTTACATGAGAAATTGTCCTGTACTAGCATATCTTCTGGTAATGACTCTGACAACGGTTGACATTCAAGATGTCGTAACCAACAGGGTGTAAAAGTAACAATAGAACAggtcatgaaaaaacacaaaataatgacAACAGTGATAAAACAttacatacaaacaagacagctACTCGTACACCCGGTGGAGAACAGAataggacaaaaaaaattaaaacgacTTTTCTAAAT contains the following coding sequences:
- the LOC133539915 gene encoding zinc finger protein OZF-like, whose translation is MEQAEENLQYTHIKGKERDQKQPHIKEEEPHTSYIMEEESQTPEIKEENESQPSVTLQKKRSHNFVHIKEEEEEHIISQEGEHIKEIEEVDITKMPLTGVIMKSEDDEVKDENEEKSEPEPPSSSSTQHITEADGDHCGGSQADKLLAPLSDSEDTTSHSPDTDDEDSKADKTCHTDNTRFRCSHCDKTFNHRGSLKRHMRNHTGEKPFSCSECGKGFGQKNVLKEHMKIHTGEKPFSCSVCAKSFVQSHNLKVHMRIHTGEKPFSCSVCGKEYGQRQNLKEHMRIHTGDEPFLCSVCGKGSARKSSLKQHMRIHTGEKPFSCSVCGRVFGQKNVLNEHMKIHSGEKPFSCSTCGKYFVRRHYLKIHMRTHTGEKPFSCSVCGRGFAQKIALKEHMNTHTGEKPFSCSICGKGFIQSQYLKAHLRTHTGEKVFSCSVCDERFSYEYQCKKHKCAGENSKSK